A genomic segment from Tuwongella immobilis encodes:
- a CDS encoding MGMT family protein: protein MRNDGESNYDRIKRDVLAIVRDIPAGKVTTYAAIGAALDVMPRHVAYLLAMLTDLEQDDLPWYRVVGLAGKLSTTNPIRAGKQRAFLEAEGISFRGKWQIDAFDLVFFPIAPAAE from the coding sequence GTGAGAAACGACGGCGAATCGAATTATGACCGCATCAAACGTGATGTGTTGGCCATCGTCCGTGACATTCCTGCCGGGAAGGTGACGACCTATGCCGCGATTGGTGCAGCGCTTGATGTCATGCCGCGGCACGTTGCCTACTTGTTGGCCATGCTTACCGACCTCGAACAAGACGACTTGCCTTGGTATCGTGTGGTTGGTTTAGCCGGGAAACTCTCCACCACCAACCCGATTCGAGCGGGGAAGCAACGGGCGTTCCTGGAAGCGGAAGGGATTTCGTTTCGTGGAAAATGGCAGATCGATGCGTTCGATCTCGTGTTTTTCCCGATCGCGCCAGCCGCTGAATGA
- a CDS encoding AAA family ATPase — translation MRSISCFSRSRQPLNDEIAANCEGSIMARRKSRAVRGPYLHHVELLADRIPADRFPFNLPAIRSLKRLEFHPGVTFFVGENGSGKSTLLEALAVGSDLNAEGGSIHFRFATRASHSDLDRALRLAKSIFSPPDSYFLRSESFYNVATEIENLDRTGTGPRIIDSYGGVSLHDRSHGEAFLAYFQHRFGSNGLYFFDEPEAALSPRRLTQVLRVIHDAVERGGQFVIATHSPILLCYPHCRIYEFTPTGIHPRTLRELAHFQITQQWMLSPEDAFRELLSAPPSTLLSDSPAEIDEVSPNRADSDSDS, via the coding sequence ATGCGTTCGATCTCGTGTTTTTCCCGATCGCGCCAGCCGCTGAATGATGAAATCGCTGCCAATTGCGAAGGATCGATCATGGCGAGACGGAAATCGCGGGCCGTTCGTGGGCCGTATCTGCATCATGTGGAACTCTTGGCGGATCGCATCCCGGCGGATCGGTTTCCGTTCAATCTCCCCGCGATTCGCTCGCTTAAACGGCTCGAATTTCATCCGGGCGTGACCTTCTTCGTTGGTGAAAACGGCAGCGGGAAATCGACGCTGCTCGAAGCATTAGCGGTCGGATCGGATCTCAATGCCGAGGGTGGCAGCATCCATTTTCGCTTTGCAACCCGCGCCTCGCATTCGGATTTGGATCGGGCGTTGCGGCTGGCCAAGAGCATTTTCAGCCCGCCCGATTCGTATTTCCTGCGTTCGGAGAGTTTTTACAACGTCGCCACGGAAATCGAGAATCTCGACAGAACTGGCACTGGTCCCCGCATCATCGACAGTTACGGTGGCGTGTCGCTGCATGATCGCTCGCATGGCGAGGCGTTTCTCGCTTATTTTCAGCATCGATTTGGCAGCAACGGATTGTATTTCTTCGATGAACCCGAAGCGGCGTTATCCCCACGTCGATTGACACAGGTGCTTCGTGTGATTCATGATGCGGTCGAACGCGGTGGGCAGTTCGTGATCGCCACGCACTCGCCGATTCTGTTGTGCTATCCGCACTGTCGGATTTACGAGTTCACGCCAACGGGAATCCACCCACGAACACTCCGCGAATTAGCCCATTTTCAGATTACCCAGCAATGGATGCTCTCACCCGAAGATGCGTTTCGAGAATTGCTGAGCGCCCCTCCGTCAACGCTGTTGAGCGATTCGCCGGCTGAAATCGATGAGGTCTCGCCGAATCGAGCGGATTCGGATTCGGATTCGTAA
- a CDS encoding arylsulfatase, with product MSSYRIAGIIAGLVAIFGSGSVIAADKPAPRKPNIVFVIADDLGYGDLGCYGQKKIPTPNLDRLAAEGMRLTRHYSGNAVCAPSRCVLMTGKHPGHAFIRDNREVKPEGQFPIPADTVTIPKLLQQAGYVTGAFGKWGLGAPGSEGEPLKQGFNRFFGYNCQRVAHNYYPTHLWDDAQKIALKNQAFPSQDKLKPSEDPKNPESYARFRGSDYAPDLIAQQAIRFVETNRDKPFFLFVPTTVPHLALQVPADEVVPFADKFGDIPYPGGRGYTPTFAPRATYAAMIHRMDREIGRIMDQVKSLGLDEDTLFVFTSDNGPLYDQLGGTDSEFFNSHGGLRGRKGSLYEGGVRVPCIVRWPGKIAAGTVSDRVTGFEDWLPTLLELIGGSTAPKSLDGISFAPTLLGKPQPERPFLYREFSGYGGQQSVRVGDWKLVRQKLNSLGAKGKPKSELYHLANDPTEADDVAAKHPDVVARLEKILIEQHTPSSVFPFNVLDRK from the coding sequence ATGTCGAGCTATCGCATCGCAGGCATCATCGCGGGATTGGTGGCGATTTTCGGGAGCGGATCGGTGATTGCAGCCGACAAACCGGCGCCCCGAAAGCCCAACATCGTCTTTGTCATCGCGGACGATTTGGGCTATGGCGACCTTGGGTGTTATGGGCAGAAAAAGATTCCCACGCCGAACTTGGATCGACTCGCTGCCGAGGGGATGCGGCTCACTCGCCATTATTCCGGCAATGCGGTGTGCGCGCCATCGCGCTGCGTGTTGATGACCGGGAAACATCCCGGCCACGCCTTCATCCGCGATAACCGGGAGGTGAAGCCCGAAGGCCAATTCCCGATTCCGGCGGATACGGTGACCATTCCCAAGTTGCTCCAACAAGCCGGCTACGTTACGGGGGCGTTTGGCAAATGGGGATTAGGGGCACCGGGAAGCGAAGGCGAGCCGCTGAAGCAGGGATTCAATCGGTTCTTCGGCTACAATTGTCAACGGGTGGCCCACAATTACTATCCGACCCACCTGTGGGATGATGCCCAAAAGATTGCCCTGAAGAATCAAGCGTTTCCCTCGCAAGACAAACTCAAGCCGTCGGAAGATCCAAAGAATCCCGAATCATATGCTCGCTTTCGTGGAAGCGATTACGCCCCGGATTTGATCGCCCAACAAGCGATTCGCTTCGTCGAAACCAACCGAGACAAGCCGTTTTTCCTGTTCGTTCCCACGACGGTGCCGCATTTGGCGCTGCAAGTTCCTGCCGATGAAGTCGTCCCTTTCGCGGACAAATTTGGGGATATCCCCTACCCCGGTGGCCGTGGCTATACCCCGACTTTCGCACCTCGAGCGACCTACGCAGCGATGATTCATCGCATGGATCGTGAGATTGGCCGAATCATGGACCAAGTGAAATCGCTGGGATTGGATGAGGATACCCTGTTTGTATTCACCAGCGATAACGGGCCGCTGTACGATCAACTCGGCGGCACCGATTCGGAATTCTTCAATTCGCATGGCGGGCTTCGCGGTCGCAAAGGCTCGTTGTACGAAGGCGGTGTGCGGGTTCCGTGCATTGTCCGCTGGCCGGGGAAAATCGCGGCCGGCACAGTGAGCGACCGCGTCACCGGATTTGAAGATTGGCTCCCGACGCTGTTGGAATTGATTGGCGGATCGACTGCCCCGAAATCGTTGGATGGCATCAGCTTTGCGCCAACGCTACTCGGCAAACCACAACCGGAACGCCCATTTTTGTATCGGGAATTTTCCGGGTATGGCGGCCAGCAATCGGTGCGCGTCGGCGATTGGAAACTCGTCCGCCAGAAGCTGAATTCGCTGGGTGCGAAGGGGAAGCCGAAGTCGGAACTGTATCACCTGGCCAACGACCCAACCGAGGCGGATGATGTGGCGGCGAAACACCCCGACGTGGTTGCCCGACTCGAGAAAATTCTCATCGAGCAACACACGCCCAGCAGCGTGTTTCCGTTCAACGTGTTGGATCGGAAATAA
- a CDS encoding threonine synthase, with protein sequence MSQSFVTHLEAAINGTRLPAGQVHGTHEGRPIWVRYDLDAIRNAVTPDEIAKREPTLWRYRELLPLPFDAEPVSLGEGMSPLLHCPRLGQSLGMSQLYVKDESQLPTGSFKSRGMTAALSLAKHLGITRVALPTAGNAGGGAAAYSARAGIECFVFMPEDTPIVNQMEAYQFGAKVFLVNGLINDCGRLVREGAARMGWFDLSTLKEPYRLEGKKTMGLELAEQLGWHLPDVILYPTGGGTGLVGMHKAFAELRQLGWLKTDKVPRLISCQAEGCAPIARAFDKGERFAELFPNAATVASGLRVPVAVGDFMILDAIRESGGTARTGKEANIAPWMVRSASAEGISICPETAVCFDVLESMLASGEIRPDESVVVFNTGAAQKYLEALPLNLPKVNKDQPIDAILDAIG encoded by the coding sequence ATGAGCCAGAGTTTTGTGACGCATTTGGAAGCGGCGATTAACGGCACCCGCTTGCCCGCCGGGCAGGTCCACGGGACGCACGAGGGCCGCCCGATTTGGGTACGCTACGATCTCGACGCGATCCGCAACGCCGTGACGCCCGACGAAATCGCCAAGCGCGAGCCGACTCTGTGGCGCTACCGGGAATTGCTCCCGCTCCCGTTCGATGCCGAACCCGTCAGCCTCGGCGAGGGCATGTCCCCGCTCTTGCATTGCCCGCGACTGGGACAATCGCTAGGCATGTCGCAATTGTACGTCAAAGATGAATCGCAATTGCCCACCGGGTCGTTCAAATCCCGAGGCATGACCGCCGCGTTGAGTCTGGCCAAACATCTGGGCATCACCCGCGTTGCGCTGCCGACAGCCGGCAACGCCGGAGGTGGGGCCGCCGCCTACTCCGCGCGGGCCGGAATCGAGTGCTTCGTATTCATGCCGGAAGATACGCCAATCGTCAATCAGATGGAAGCGTATCAATTCGGTGCCAAGGTGTTTCTGGTCAACGGTCTCATCAACGATTGCGGTCGATTGGTCCGCGAAGGGGCCGCACGCATGGGCTGGTTCGATCTTTCGACGCTGAAAGAACCGTACCGGCTCGAAGGCAAGAAAACCATGGGTCTGGAGTTGGCCGAACAACTCGGCTGGCATCTGCCCGATGTGATTCTCTACCCCACCGGCGGCGGCACGGGGTTGGTCGGCATGCACAAGGCATTCGCGGAATTGCGCCAGCTGGGGTGGTTGAAAACCGACAAAGTCCCGCGACTGATCAGTTGCCAAGCGGAGGGGTGTGCCCCAATCGCTCGCGCATTCGACAAGGGCGAGCGATTCGCCGAGTTGTTCCCGAACGCGGCCACCGTTGCCAGCGGATTGCGCGTCCCGGTCGCCGTCGGGGACTTTATGATTCTCGACGCGATTCGAGAAAGCGGCGGTACCGCTCGCACTGGCAAAGAGGCGAACATTGCTCCGTGGATGGTGCGATCCGCCAGCGCGGAAGGAATCAGCATTTGTCCCGAGACAGCCGTCTGCTTCGATGTGCTGGAATCGATGCTGGCCAGCGGCGAGATTCGCCCCGATGAATCGGTGGTGGTCTTCAACACCGGGGCGGCGCAGAAATATCTCGAGGCACTGCCGCTGAATCTGCCCAAAGTCAACAAGGATCAGCCGATTGACGCCATTCTCGACGCCATCGGCTGA
- a CDS encoding AAA family ATPase, with amino-acid sequence MSTKWSMDEIQPGLVGEATFSLNPVAESGFRFKATHLDGKRTPKVILCDDKRIRPGIPCRVKVTAVRKRDRDDRGVIEVEFQQELAFRIEGVYLDPLVSRKLQVLLESGLNILLDGPQGCGKTVLARSIAETLGMEFVFFNCGAVVEATDFLATIQVRASSSGAPVTDFVKTEILVALEEASERSDRRYLIFLDEFNRCQESARNALMPALDSSRKVFHPIENRFLKIPENVQFIAAVNRGSEFSATFGIDAAQLDRFAPLQMDYPPAHEEVKILTKRHPEVAAKLIEQVVEIAAEIRNSPELAVGLSVRATDEVCVYLSHTMIADDLKTMLPEVLKSSFCGRFSGRWNDPTSDAGAAWGVIERELAKKTSK; translated from the coding sequence ATGTCAACGAAATGGTCGATGGACGAGATTCAACCTGGGCTGGTCGGCGAGGCGACTTTCTCGTTGAATCCCGTGGCCGAGTCCGGCTTCCGCTTCAAGGCCACGCACCTGGACGGGAAACGCACGCCGAAAGTGATTCTGTGCGACGATAAGCGCATTCGCCCTGGCATTCCATGTCGCGTCAAGGTCACGGCGGTTCGCAAGCGTGACCGGGATGATCGTGGCGTGATCGAGGTTGAATTCCAGCAAGAACTGGCGTTCCGGATTGAGGGGGTGTACCTCGATCCGCTGGTTAGTCGCAAGCTGCAAGTGCTGCTCGAAAGCGGCCTGAACATTCTGCTCGATGGGCCGCAGGGGTGCGGGAAAACCGTGTTGGCCCGCTCCATTGCCGAGACGCTGGGCATGGAATTCGTCTTTTTCAACTGCGGTGCCGTGGTCGAAGCCACCGATTTTCTTGCCACCATTCAGGTGCGAGCCTCTTCCAGCGGCGCACCGGTGACCGACTTTGTCAAAACGGAAATTTTAGTCGCGTTGGAAGAGGCATCCGAACGATCCGATCGTCGATATTTGATCTTCTTGGACGAATTCAATCGCTGTCAGGAATCGGCCCGAAACGCCTTGATGCCCGCGTTGGATTCTTCCCGCAAGGTGTTTCATCCGATCGAGAATCGCTTTCTGAAAATCCCCGAGAATGTGCAGTTCATCGCGGCGGTGAATCGTGGGTCGGAATTCTCGGCGACATTCGGAATCGATGCCGCACAATTGGACCGCTTTGCGCCGTTGCAGATGGATTATCCGCCCGCACACGAGGAAGTGAAAATTCTCACGAAGCGGCACCCCGAAGTGGCGGCCAAATTGATCGAACAGGTGGTCGAGATTGCCGCCGAGATTCGCAATTCGCCGGAATTGGCGGTGGGATTGTCGGTTCGGGCGACGGATGAGGTCTGCGTCTACCTCAGCCACACGATGATTGCCGATGATCTGAAGACGATGCTGCCAGAAGTGCTAAAATCGTCATTCTGCGGGCGCTTCTCGGGGCGGTGGAATGATCCCACCAGCGATGCAGGGGCCGCCTGGGGGGTGATCGAACGCGAACTTGCGAAGAAGACGAGCAAATGA
- a CDS encoding vWA domain-containing protein — translation MADLRLWELLTTLRPRFGSIAVARRDLISAFPNTDSFQTMNSSSFGESTSTSKDRPRPSFASRSRAVGPRLDSNQPKRPKSATPVNPDDGDFELDLGPADATRRPSFFFDSHDFRPMEPEPIPELSDPEAELVRRLTAMHRQPVADRTPYLGFLKSWVRHRNPIMRRACLPMLAGACGYLAIETLADALDDADESVQLVAAETLARSCSAESWGGHLLVLMHRNPAIRRLAAQTFLNQYESIPSVLYLLADSATHEIVVKSVKPAAVIAELPLMLAFVAHGTLPAETLVRWIVESPVSVLLTAMAKHENRLRSLADANAILDWLKDRKSLEAGPISQPLELGEAFWRLILRHWSTTPPIPGEDRWLIQLTEELDAATPRLRQALLASLVAVAAEWDWATEPPADPSRFGRLYPVGIVLAFAPELLTHGTWNREVIRHGLRLLHRLGDRFRNAEPDEWAKLLSIPALRDSEGHLDLAILAGLLRLGKKGCLYRIFSEFGKDSIQSAIERDSENAVLFLSSLEAHRDDLKMLIRRLGTRQLADHSAILAQLMLSMPGDRLEWIEILDSEQAVASFAAILRLEHDFVAPTLNKRRRLGELLFVQIGPSHILKAMREWLNRDQPEESPTGLMLWTIFTQHGSMAQLRLTLRGLDPSQLRRLLRSFAFCTGISFDREYEIAQMLSASTDVDVQAWVKSRLQPVGSESSTPATKPIRGRIGICQELATSDRTIYPDVEVILALVGSHDPLHQVCQWVEMYSESSERFRKLVEAAAVMVFRGESELSVLGHALLYRWEFHRDCFMQGIAALGVIAPLDAIRWMASLPSPFLQRYVWLALIAAWEQQLARGGLTRVDWWTEAYLNACIEQLATPIGELVALHLKRIWQDRQGQQSLLMSIAAIQRLWASLSVETRANLGFVSPPSDVDAESTRADETANQEWQALPFAEKIANLFKPGWKSEWVDWFFFDQRTPANLEALLAASVGRKLTWELSNALVRDVWVWTDLPTERLEFWASRPGIPLALESALCWALAESGEQRFPDMFDRILQRFQEGTDSTDIGLLALGMFAASRNLPVTQLVDWVCRLPAKAPQDAATWALDCIQTGEPLEIRLRLNRILLECDCVAVIHRVVEFLLDHEVSEGYQLAPFERALQRLNAADDPLQIRLANWLYARDYSHWFIPMLLPIDLPEQSRAALLRQVSGSIVRNTIRSLTMLGTDAAFENAKSYLEELEATDYARSDGYMQLVETCEDVDIRKEAIRQTQHMRWREPKLERMARTFAWGVREGRKLTGRLFTIQMLMDNNLGYTRLNEDKIYISPLPLLRYVWNGEAIVRGLIVHEYGHHLYHRGEVPQAIWKDAHDEGIGQLLNLVSDEQLERNLRALDSTYGDDLKKLGAYAFQHSQRSIDGRELLESLGVHAFAVLSQSTLVPDRSLIRIGVNNGQILMAMEQAGMSFPKFMRCLRMGKPNRDGDPRVEAGLKLFRGKFRHSTMTQMREIARELRRIFGHETDLLKQFSMDVSLSSREIELDQVLDGITDKDLQSRVIAELEGKGRKRGRNGDPKGRPSISINLSEEEKFDTIDKIQPMPHDPEEHKRYADRVARPARQMREFLSNLGLNMVPQKMRIQGKMIDRSRLRNAVLRSDPRLLISRKIQMTTDLFLGVIVDCSGSMTWNENIEKAKLFGTLLAEAAKGQAGIDVRLFGFTDQVIYDAGNANRCGIHGLYADDGNNDSAALWHVAQIAQQSNRRAKLLVMISDGSPTECSVESLKALVTQLSRKQFCCAQVAVRELDHVCFPNYIVLDEANLDKGVREFGKIVAKLVKKALGHC, via the coding sequence ATGGCCGATTTGCGATTATGGGAACTGCTCACCACCCTGCGTCCACGCTTTGGTTCCATTGCTGTGGCACGTCGCGATCTGATTTCCGCGTTCCCCAACACCGATTCCTTCCAAACGATGAACTCCAGTTCGTTCGGGGAGAGCACCTCGACGAGCAAGGATCGGCCGCGGCCGTCGTTCGCTTCCCGCTCGCGCGCGGTGGGGCCGCGTTTGGACTCCAACCAGCCCAAACGCCCGAAATCCGCGACTCCGGTGAATCCGGACGATGGGGATTTCGAGCTGGATCTCGGCCCAGCCGATGCGACGCGGCGACCGAGTTTTTTCTTCGATTCGCATGATTTCCGACCGATGGAGCCGGAGCCGATTCCGGAATTATCCGATCCCGAAGCCGAGTTGGTGCGACGGCTGACGGCGATGCATCGTCAGCCAGTCGCGGATCGGACACCGTACCTGGGATTTTTGAAATCGTGGGTGCGGCATCGCAATCCGATCATGCGTCGGGCGTGCCTGCCGATGCTCGCCGGTGCTTGTGGATATTTGGCGATTGAAACGCTTGCAGATGCCTTGGATGATGCCGATGAATCGGTGCAACTTGTTGCCGCTGAGACGCTTGCGCGATCGTGCAGTGCGGAATCCTGGGGTGGGCATCTGCTGGTGCTGATGCATCGCAATCCCGCGATTCGACGGCTTGCAGCGCAAACCTTTCTCAACCAGTATGAATCGATCCCATCGGTGTTGTATCTGCTGGCCGATTCCGCCACGCACGAGATTGTCGTGAAGTCGGTGAAGCCCGCCGCAGTGATCGCGGAACTGCCGTTGATGCTGGCATTTGTCGCACACGGGACGCTCCCCGCCGAGACGTTGGTGCGCTGGATTGTGGAGTCGCCCGTTTCGGTTCTGCTGACCGCGATGGCGAAGCACGAAAATCGGCTGCGATCGCTCGCCGATGCCAATGCCATTCTGGATTGGCTCAAAGACCGCAAATCCTTGGAAGCTGGCCCCATCAGCCAACCGTTGGAATTGGGCGAAGCGTTCTGGCGATTGATCCTGCGTCACTGGTCAACCACACCGCCGATTCCCGGCGAGGATCGCTGGTTGATTCAACTCACCGAAGAACTGGATGCCGCGACACCGCGATTGCGTCAAGCCTTGTTGGCGTCGCTGGTTGCGGTCGCGGCTGAGTGGGATTGGGCCACCGAACCGCCGGCCGACCCGAGCCGATTCGGGCGATTGTATCCCGTCGGGATCGTCCTGGCGTTTGCTCCCGAATTGCTCACCCACGGCACCTGGAATCGCGAGGTGATCCGCCACGGGTTACGGCTGCTCCATCGATTGGGCGATCGATTTCGGAATGCAGAACCCGACGAATGGGCCAAATTGCTGTCGATTCCGGCTCTCCGCGATTCCGAGGGGCATCTCGATTTGGCGATTCTTGCCGGTCTGCTTCGACTGGGCAAAAAGGGCTGTTTGTATCGAATTTTTTCCGAGTTCGGCAAAGATTCGATCCAGTCGGCGATTGAGCGCGATTCCGAAAATGCGGTGCTGTTTCTCAGCAGTTTGGAAGCGCATCGCGATGATCTGAAGATGCTGATCCGGCGATTGGGAACCCGACAACTCGCCGATCATTCGGCGATCTTGGCGCAATTGATGCTCAGCATGCCGGGCGATCGGCTGGAGTGGATTGAGATCCTCGATAGCGAACAGGCCGTCGCGAGTTTTGCGGCGATTCTGCGATTGGAGCACGATTTTGTTGCGCCGACACTCAACAAGCGACGCCGGCTGGGCGAATTGCTGTTCGTTCAGATTGGGCCATCGCACATTCTGAAGGCGATGCGTGAATGGCTGAATCGGGACCAACCCGAGGAAAGTCCCACGGGGCTGATGCTTTGGACGATCTTCACCCAACATGGGTCGATGGCCCAACTGCGACTCACCCTGCGCGGATTGGATCCCTCGCAGTTGCGCCGATTGTTGCGGAGTTTCGCGTTTTGCACGGGCATTTCCTTCGATCGCGAATACGAAATCGCCCAAATGCTCTCCGCATCCACTGATGTCGATGTGCAGGCGTGGGTTAAATCTCGGTTACAGCCCGTCGGGTCGGAATCTTCGACCCCAGCGACGAAGCCCATTCGAGGACGCATCGGAATTTGCCAGGAACTCGCGACTTCAGATCGGACGATCTACCCCGATGTCGAGGTGATCCTTGCGTTAGTCGGGAGTCACGACCCACTTCACCAAGTCTGTCAATGGGTGGAGATGTACAGCGAATCGAGCGAGCGATTCCGCAAACTCGTGGAAGCCGCCGCCGTGATGGTCTTTCGCGGGGAATCGGAACTTTCCGTTCTGGGACATGCGCTGTTGTATCGTTGGGAATTCCACCGCGATTGCTTCATGCAGGGGATTGCCGCGTTGGGCGTGATTGCGCCGCTGGATGCGATCCGGTGGATGGCATCGCTGCCGAGTCCGTTTTTGCAGCGGTATGTCTGGTTGGCATTGATCGCCGCTTGGGAACAACAACTCGCGCGCGGCGGTCTCACCCGCGTCGATTGGTGGACCGAGGCGTATTTGAACGCGTGTATTGAGCAACTCGCGACCCCCATCGGCGAGTTGGTCGCTCTGCATTTGAAGCGAATCTGGCAGGATCGGCAGGGACAACAATCCCTGTTGATGTCGATCGCTGCGATTCAGCGACTTTGGGCAAGTTTATCGGTCGAGACGCGGGCAAACCTGGGGTTTGTCTCCCCGCCATCCGATGTCGATGCCGAATCAACGCGAGCGGATGAGACCGCAAACCAGGAATGGCAAGCGCTCCCATTTGCGGAGAAAATCGCGAATTTGTTCAAGCCCGGTTGGAAATCCGAATGGGTCGATTGGTTCTTTTTCGACCAGCGAACGCCAGCCAATCTCGAAGCGTTGCTTGCAGCCAGCGTCGGACGAAAGCTGACGTGGGAGCTGTCCAATGCGCTGGTCCGCGATGTCTGGGTCTGGACCGATCTGCCCACGGAACGATTGGAATTCTGGGCCAGTCGCCCGGGAATTCCACTGGCGCTGGAATCCGCGCTCTGCTGGGCACTCGCGGAATCGGGCGAACAGCGATTCCCGGACATGTTCGATCGCATTCTGCAACGATTCCAAGAAGGAACCGATTCTACGGATATCGGCCTGCTGGCACTGGGGATGTTCGCCGCCAGCCGCAACCTCCCCGTGACGCAGTTAGTCGATTGGGTCTGCCGATTGCCAGCGAAGGCACCGCAGGACGCCGCAACTTGGGCATTGGACTGCATCCAAACCGGTGAGCCGCTCGAAATCCGACTGCGACTCAATCGAATCTTGCTGGAATGCGATTGTGTTGCGGTAATTCATCGGGTTGTGGAATTTTTGTTGGATCATGAGGTGAGTGAAGGGTACCAACTCGCCCCATTCGAACGTGCCTTGCAGCGGTTGAACGCCGCAGATGATCCCCTGCAAATTCGACTCGCAAATTGGCTATATGCGCGTGATTATTCGCATTGGTTCATTCCGATGCTGTTGCCGATCGACCTCCCCGAACAAAGTCGGGCTGCACTGCTGCGTCAGGTCTCCGGGTCGATCGTTCGGAATACGATTCGCAGTTTGACGATGCTGGGGACCGATGCCGCGTTCGAGAATGCGAAGTCGTATTTGGAGGAACTCGAAGCGACGGATTACGCCCGTTCCGATGGCTACATGCAACTGGTCGAAACCTGCGAAGATGTCGATATTCGCAAAGAAGCGATTCGACAAACGCAACATATGCGCTGGCGCGAACCGAAGTTGGAGCGCATGGCCCGCACCTTCGCCTGGGGGGTTCGGGAAGGGCGGAAACTCACCGGCCGATTGTTTACCATTCAGATGCTGATGGATAACAATCTCGGTTACACGCGATTGAACGAAGACAAAATTTATATCTCCCCGCTGCCGCTGTTGCGCTATGTGTGGAACGGTGAGGCGATTGTTCGTGGGCTGATTGTCCACGAGTACGGGCATCATCTCTACCATCGTGGCGAGGTGCCCCAAGCCATCTGGAAAGATGCCCATGATGAAGGAATCGGCCAACTGCTCAACTTGGTTTCCGATGAGCAATTGGAGCGAAATCTTCGAGCGCTCGATTCCACCTACGGCGACGATTTGAAGAAACTCGGCGCGTATGCCTTCCAGCATTCACAACGCAGTATCGACGGGCGAGAATTGCTGGAAAGTCTGGGCGTGCATGCGTTTGCGGTCTTGTCGCAATCGACATTGGTGCCCGACCGCAGCTTGATCCGAATCGGCGTGAACAACGGTCAAATTCTCATGGCGATGGAACAAGCCGGCATGAGTTTCCCGAAGTTCATGCGATGTTTGCGGATGGGCAAGCCCAACCGTGATGGCGATCCAAGAGTCGAGGCCGGCTTGAAATTGTTTCGAGGGAAATTCCGACACTCGACCATGACGCAAATGCGCGAAATCGCCCGCGAATTGCGCCGCATCTTCGGCCATGAAACCGATTTGCTGAAGCAATTTTCGATGGATGTCTCGCTTTCATCCCGCGAAATCGAACTGGATCAAGTGTTGGACGGCATCACGGATAAGGATCTGCAATCCCGTGTGATTGCCGAGTTGGAAGGGAAGGGTCGCAAACGAGGGCGTAACGGCGATCCCAAGGGGCGGCCGAGTATTTCGATCAATCTCAGCGAGGAAGAGAAATTCGACACGATCGACAAGATTCAGCCCATGCCGCACGATCCGGAGGAACACAAGCGTTATGCCGATCGCGTGGCCCGTCCCGCCCGGCAAATGCGGGAGTTTCTCTCGAATCTGGGACTGAACATGGTTCCGCAGAAGATGCGGATTCAGGGCAAAATGATCGATCGCAGTCGCTTGCGAAATGCCGTCTTGCGCTCCGATCCGCGCTTGCTGATCTCACGGAAAATCCAGATGACGACGGATTTATTCCTGGGGGTGATCGTCGATTGCTCGGGGTCGATGACCTGGAATGAAAATATCGAGAAGGCGAAGCTGTTCGGCACTCTGTTGGCCGAAGCTGCCAAGGGGCAAGCGGGGATTGATGTGCGGTTGTTTGGCTTCACGGATCAGGTGATTTACGATGCGGGGAATGCCAACCGATGCGGAATTCATGGCCTGTATGCCGACGATGGCAATAACGATTCCGCCGCCTTGTGGCATGTGGCGCAGATTGCGCAGCAATCCAATCGCCGGGCGAAATTGCTCGTGATGATTAGCGATGGATCGCCGACGGAATGCAGTGTGGAATCGCTGAAAGCGCTGGTGACGCAGTTGAGCCGGAAGCAATTTTGCTGTGCGCAGGTGGCGGTGCGCGAACTGGATCATGTTTGTTTCCCCAATTACATTGTGTTGGATGAAGCGAATTTAGACAAAGGCGTGCGAGAATTCGGGAAGATTGTCGCCAAGTTGGTCAAAAAGGCGTTGGGGCATTGCTAA